TTGGGGACGATCAGCTGCTCAGGTGCGCTCCGCTCCACCATGGGTCACGCGGCCGAACGCGCGTCGGCTATACGCCGGCGGAGGCTGGTGCGGGACAGCGACTGCGGGACGTAATTCACCTCGCTGACGCCGACATCGGTACCCGGAGGGACGATCTCGTCGATTCGATCGAGGATGTCGTCGCTCAGGCTGACGTTGGCGCCGGCCAGGAGGTCGTCGAGTTGCTCGAGCGTGCGCGGTCCGACGATGGCTGACGTCACGAAGGGGTGCGCCAGGACGAACCCCATCGCCAGGTGGGTCATCGAGATCCCAGCATCTTCGGCGACGGAGGCGAGCTGCTCGACGACGGCGAACTTCCGCTGGTCGCTCATGTGCTGCGGCCCCCACTGGAGGCGACCCGGCGACACCGGTGTGTTCTTCCCGTCTCGGTACTTACCGGTGAGCAGTCCCCACGCCAGCGGGCTCCACGTGAGCACTCCCATGCCGTATCGATCGCAGACGGGGAGAACTTCTCGTTCGATGCTTCGGGCGAGGATTGAGTAGCTTGGCTGTTCCGTCCGGAGCCGCGCCGAACTGCGTCGTTCGCTCGTCCAGTGCGCTTCGACGATGTCGGAGGCGAGGAAGCTTGACGATCCGATGGCCCGGACCTTCCCGGCTGTGATGAGGTCGGTCAGCGCTGCAAGCGTTTCCTCGATGTCCGTCGTGGGGTCGAAGTGGTGGATCTGGTACAGGTCGATGTAGTCGGTGCCGAGACGACGCAACGAGTCGTCGATGGCGGTCATGATCCAGCGTCGCGACGCGCCGCGACGGTTCGGGTCATCGCCCATCGGACCAGTGAACTTTGTCGCGAGGACGACGTCGTCGCGGCGTCCCTTGAGCGCGGCGCCGAGAATCGTCTCGGTTGCGCTGCCACCGTAGACGTCGGCGGTGTCGATGAAGTTGATACCGGCACCGACGGCCCGGTCGACGATGCGACGGCAGTCGTCGGGGTCAGGCGTGCCGGCAGGGCCGAACATCATCGTGCCGAGGCAGTACGGGCTCACCGTCATACCGGTTCGGCCGAGGGGTCGCATCTTCATAGGTGTTTTCCTTCGAACGGTGAGGTCACTGCCAGAGGGTGAGGATGATGGTCGCCACGACCGCGCAGACGATGAAGTACGGCGCGTTGATGAGCGTGTACAGCAGAGGCCGAGGGAAGTTTGGGTTGATCGCGATATTCAACGTCTGCGCGACGAGGTACCCAATCGACACGATGCGCATAGAAGACATTGGTCGAACGTTGAACTTGCACGTCGATAGCATTGCGGATGCCTACGCTGCTATCGACGACCGGAATATTGCCCTAGCCACAGCGAATAACTTCGTTCTCAACCTCCTACGCGCGGCTGATGTTGCTGCCGCTGCGCCAATGCGAGATTATCTGCTTCGTGGAGCAGGGAACCTGTGCGATTGGCTAGTAGTCGAAGGTAAGGAAGACCTCACATATTTGATCAATCGGCGGCAAACGTGGTCACGCTCAGAGAAGTTGACAACCGACGTTGAGCGTCAGATTCGCTCAGCTCGCCGTGAGGTGCGCATTAGCGGGCCGGACGATGCCCACATGCTTGAAGCCTGTCTGACCATCCTACTGGGAGAGTTCAGCGAACTTGACGTACTGCTGGATGATTTCGGGGCGACGGATAAGGAAATGCTTCAAGGTTGGCCCATTTGGTCCCTCGTGCCCTCGGCGAATTCCGTCGACACTCGGGTCATATGAGCAATAGGGGCGGGAGCGGGTCATTCCGTGGCCGATAGGAGCGCAGTAAGGAAACGTTAGACATTAGCGTAGGCCGGTGATACCCGGGCCCGGAACGAGGAAGCTCCCGCCCGGAGAGAGTGGGCGGGGGCTTCCTCGGCGGCGGCCGAAGGGAGTGCCGCCTTGCTCGAGCGGGGTCGGAGAGAGCGACCTGCTCGAGCGGTCTAGGGACGAGACCTGGTTTGTTCGGTCATGGTGTCAGTGTCCTTCGTCATGAGTGCTCCGGTCGATGGTGGCGCACACCGGTGACACCACGCTGCTCTGCGTCTCGCTGCCCGTCGTCCGGTTCGTGCCACTGCAGGAGCCGAGTGGCGGCGCCCTGGTACTGGCCCTTGTTGGTGCGGATGGCGCAGTCGTGGTTGTCGTGGTCGAACGCGGCCCGGTAGTACCGATCGGCGTCGAAGTCCGCGGCGATGAACGCGTTGCGGACGGCGTCGAGCTCCGCCTGTCGGGACTCCCACCCCCACCGCTGTCCCTGACGGAAGATCGCCCACTCACGGGCGGTGAACTCCCCCCCCCCCCCCCCACCGGGATCTCCGCCCCGGGATCCTCGGCCGGTGGTGCTTGGAGCTCGTCGTAGTCCGCCGGCCGTGAGAACACGTCCTCCACCGGCGCCGGTGCGGACGCCGACGTGGGCTGGTCTTTCACGGTGTCGCTCATGATGCTCGGCTCCTTGTGCTCGAAGCGGGCGCGCCCGGTCAGGCGGTCAGGGTGGCGATCTTGTCGGGCCGGAAGCCAGCCCACTCGTCGGTGTCGGTGATGACGATGGGCGCCTGCATCAGTCCCCGAGCCTTGAACTGCTCGATGGTCTCGACCGGCTCGTGCTCGAGGTCGGCGACGGTGTACGCGATGCCCTTACCGTCCAATGCCCGGTACGTGGCGGTGCACTGCACGCAGCTCGGCTTGCTGTAGATGGTGACGTTGCTCATCATCCTCAAACCCCTCCCGATCAACTTCTCTTCTGACCGTTTCCGGCTAAGGGGACCGAGTGAGAGCGGGAGCGTCGGCGACCAGGGACGGTGGAATACCGGACTGAGCGCAGCGAGGGAGGATATGCCGCGAAAGCCCTGGTCACCGGCGTGGAGCGAGCTATGATCGACCCGCCGGAAAGGTCAAAGGATTGGTGCTTCGCGCTGTCCCGCGGAGCGGGCCCGTCAGACCGTCGGCCTCCGTGCCGACGGTCACCACTTTCCCGGCGCCCCATCCACTCCCCCACTGTCACTGTGCTACCTCACCACAAGCACTGCGACAGCAATCCGTTACTGCTTGGCGTCGTAGTCGTCGACACCGCGACAGAGCAGCTGCAGCATCGCCTTGCTCAAGCTGCTGCGATCCTCCGCGGAAGCCGGTTGCGCGGAGCCGGACGTCCGTACACGGCGGCGACGCGGGACTGGGTGCCGTCGTTCGCCGGCACCCACGCACGGACCGGGCGGAGACCGCTGCCCTCGACCGGGGCTCCGATCGCCTCGGGCGACAGCGTGTACCGCGCCTCCTCGGGCGCGCTGTACCGATCCCGTCGACGACCACCCACGACCCGGATCGTAGAAGCCAGCGCCGACACCGCCGGCCCTCGATCCGCACAGTTGCCGGTACTTCGCATTTGTGCGCTAAGCTGAGCCGTGCGTCATTAGTGCGCGCAAAAAGCCAGTCCTTCGGACTGGCTTTCTTCATGTCCGGCCGTAGGCTGGACCTGCTCGCGCCGACTCTGCCCTCAGTCGCAACCCCATCAGGCCGGTCCCCCACCAGGACCGGCCTTTTTCATGCCCGGACGCGCAATCGCAAGAAACGCGATCCGTCCGCCCATAGAAACACCAGGCGCCCACCGGGCGCTCGCGCCGAAGACCGGCGCCCTGAACGCCCGCCCTCAAGGCGGGTCGGCCAAACGGCCGTATCCCGAAGGAGGAAGTCATGTCCAACGCTTCTGCCGCGGCCATCGCCCTTGCCTCCGGAGCACCCATCTGGGTCGTCATCCTCGTCACCCTGCTCACTAACGAGCACGTGATGAACTTCCTTTCCGCCAGGGCGGAGGACGCCACCAACGTCCTCATCGCCCTGGGCGGGAAGAAGCTGACGAAGCGGGTCGCGCGTCTGCGCGAATCCCGCCGCGCCCAGTAAGACTCCGGAAAAAGCGCTCCCCCACCTTCGGGCAGGAGAGCTCCGTCTCCGAACGTTCCGGATAGGTACCCCTATTGGGACATCAGTCCCTGCTGAGTGCCGACAATTTGTTCCTCAGGGCTTCGACGTAGCCCCACACGTCGTCGCTTTTAGACGCCTTTTTTCTCTTCGCAAGCGCCGCGGCCTTGTCGACAAGACGGTCACCGTCAGCACGGACTACCGCTTCCGGAAGTGTGTAGCAGTCCTCTCGCAAAGCATCGATGGCACGGGTCAGCTTTGCGTCGTGGAGGCTCACCCACGCCTGCAGATCTCCGAACGCGGACTTCAGCTTCAGATTTTCGCGAATATCACTCACATCGACGATCCTGGCACGGGTCAGACGCGTCTCGATAGACGATCCCCTATCGGGGCGACCACGAGCGACCGAGGGGGCGTTCGGTAGCCCACCCCCGAGCGAGACGGTGCGAGGACTTGCCGGCCGGTCAGATAGCGAGTCCCGACAGGTCTCCGGTCGGCTCTAGCGGACCGCAACGGCGGTGAGCAATGCGATGATGCCTGTGAGGATCAGGCCTGAGATCACCCATCCTGCAATTACTTCTGCGAGGAGCGGGCCAAGGTCACTTTTTCTCGAGTGAGGGTGAGTCTTACTTGCGTCAAGAGCGTCCCTTCTCGATCGGGGCGCCGTCTTTGTGAAGAAAAACGGTCCAGCATGATGGGTGCGCCATGGGTCGGCCATGAGCAGATCGTACGACTGTGAGGACCACTGTGGCGACCGGATACATCTCGGCGTCAGTGAAGCCGCATGCCGCTCCCCGGGCGGTCAGCGAGCCTTGCGCCGCGTCACTGACCGACGAGGTGCTGCACGCAGGTGCTCACGCACGCGGCACAACACCCGCACGAAGTAGGCGAGGGTGCGCGTGTGAGCAGTCCCCGCTGCTCGAGGACCTGCGCCTACGCCTCTGGCGGAACCGCTGATGACGTCTCAATAGCCGATCGACTACCGGACTGCATCCCACCCTGCTGCCAGCTGCGGGGCGACCCAGTTCGGTTGCGGCGTCCACTGGGACCAATCCGCATCAAACGGGAATGAGCCGGCGTGCGCGGCAGCGGTGGCTTCCTCGCCGGTGTGTTCGATCATCGAGCGGTCTGCTTCCGAGACCAGGCCCTGGTCCGCGTAGAAGGCGAGTTCGTCTTCGTCCTTGTATCGAACTGACCAACGACCCTCGGCGTGCCGACGTGCGATGACGTCGAGAGTCCAGTCCTGACTGTCGAAGCCCATTGAAGTTCGGATCCACGGCAGCTCGAGGTTGATGTACCAGTCCGGGAGCCACTGTGTTCCGTCGTGCCAACGCCACACCGACCACGCTGACCCCTTCGGGTGCACGCGAACAACGGGCGCTCCGAACCAGCTGTCCTCGACGTAGGAACCGTCCCAGTCGGCGGGGAGGACCAGCCTTGCATTCGGCCCGCTTCCAACGCCAGCTCGACGGCGGACCGCGGCGTCGAGCGGGCTTGCGACCACGGCGACGTCATCATCGTCGACGAGCACTCGGCCCGCGACCGCGAACGAAACGGCCCGGCCGCGCGAGCCGAAGGTGTGCAAACTGCGAAGGGCTACGGATTCACCAGCACGGAACGGTTCGCTCCGCACGTCTCTCGCAACGTCGTCGTGCATCCTGTGATGCTCGCACAGCAACATTGGCTCCTCACCCGTCCCGGTAGCCGATCCTGCACCGAGGCACAGCCAACCAGCCCACGGTCAGCTGTCGAGCGCGATGACCCACACAACCAGTAGCGCACCCGCGACGACGAGCACTCCGATCCCTGACCAGAACCACCGAGCACTGGTCCCGCGCTCTGCTCTGGCCCGGCCGATCCCATCCCTGCGGACGGCGATGACAGCAGCGCGCCCGATCAGCCCGAGCCCGATCAACATGACGACTACGAGCCCCCACCACGTCCACCACGAAAACTCCATTGCAAGAGCATGCCGGACGAGAGGGGTTTAGTAGCGGCGCGGATTAGCGGTTGGCTACCCGAGCTGAGCAGTCCGTCTCGATAGCCGATGCCCAAACGGGACGCCCTCTAACCCGTTCCCGTACGGGACGATGCGAGCGCTAGTCTCCTCGCCGTGATCATTGATCTAGAGCCCGGCGACGCGCGGTGGACGACCGCCCTTCCCGTCCTCCGCGAGCTGCGCCCCCATCTCACTGACGAACTGCTCGAGCTGGTACTGCGTGAAGGCGCGCCCCAAGGCCTCCGCTTCACCGCCCTACTGCAAGACGATCGCTGCGTGGCTGTCGCCGGCTGGCGAGTAGTCGTCAACACGAGCGCCATCAGGAAGCTCTACATCGATGACCTCTCCACCGCCGCCGCCGAGCGGTCCCACGGCCACGGCGCGGGACTCCTAACCGCCCTGGCGGAGCGCGGTCGAGAACTAGGGTGCAGCGCGATCGAGCTCGACTCCGGCGTGCAACGCTTCGAGGCGCATCGCTTCTACCTGCGCGAACGAATGGACATTACCGCCCATCACTTCGCTCGACGGCTCGACCAGTAAGAGCAACGGGCGTTTTCCCCGCACCGTTCAGCAGGGGACTGCTACCGGACGCCGGATGGCAGTGGGTAGTTTCACCGTCCGGACGACGATGCCCAAACGGGACGCCCTCTAACCCGTTCCCGTACGGGACGATGCGAGCGCTAGTCTCCTCGCCGTGATCATTGATCTAGAGCCCGGCGACGCGCGGTGGACGACCGCCCTTCCCGTCCTCCGCGAGCTGCGCCCCCATCTCACTGACGAACTGCTCGAGCTGGTACTGCGTGAAGGCGCGCCCCAAGGCCTCCGCTTCACCGCCCTACTGCAAGACGATCGCTGCGTGGCTGTCGCCGGCTGGCGAGTAGTCGTCAACACGAGCGCCATCAGGAAGCTCTACATCGATGACCTCTCCACCGCCGCCGCCGAGCGGTCCCACGGCCACGGCGCGGGACTCCTAACCGCCCTGGCGGAGCGCGGTCGAGAACTAGGGTGCAGCGCGATCGAGCTCGACTCCGGCGTGCAACGCTTCGAGGCGCATCGCTTCTACCTGCGCGAACGAATGGACATTACCGCCCATCACTTCGCTCGACGGCTCGACCAGTAAGAGCAACGGGCGTTTTCCCCGCACCGTTCAGCAGGGGACTGCTACCGGACGCCGGATGGCAGTGGGTAGTTTCACCGTCCGGACGACGATGCCCAAACGGGACGCCCTCTAACCCGTTCCCGTACGGGACGATGCGAGCGCTAGTCTCCTCGCCGTGATCATTGATCTAGAGCCCGGCGACGCGCGGTGGACGACCGCCCTTCCCGTCCTCCGCGAGCTGCGCCCCCATCTCACTGACGAACTGCTCGAGCTGGTACTGCGTGAAGGCGCGCCCCAAGGCCTCCGCTTCACCGCCCTACTGCAAGACGATCGCTGCGTGGCTGTCGCCGGCTGGCGAGTAGTCGTCAACACGAGCGCCATCAGGAAGCTCTACATCGATGACCTCTCCACCGCCGCCGCCGAGCGGTCCCACGGCCACGGCGCGGGACTCCTAACCGCCCTGGCGGAGCGCGGTCGAGAACTAGGGTGCAGCGCGATCGAGCTCGACTCCGGCGTGCAACGCTTCGAGGCGCATCGCTTCTACCTGCGCGAACGAATGGACATTACCGCCCATCACTTCGCTCGACGGCTCGACCAGTAAGAGCAACGGGCGTTTTCCCCGCACCGTTCAGCAGGGGACTGCTACCGGACGCCGGATGGCAGTGGGTAGTTTCACCGTCCGGACGACGATCGTCCAGCGAGACGGAGCGTCGCGT
The sequence above is drawn from the Curtobacterium sp. L6-1 genome and encodes:
- a CDS encoding GNAT family N-acetyltransferase, with protein sequence MIIDLEPGDARWTTALPVLRELRPHLTDELLELVLREGAPQGLRFTALLQDDRCVAVAGWRVVVNTSAIRKLYIDDLSTAAAERSHGHGAGLLTALAERGRELGCSAIELDSGVQRFEAHRFYLRERMDITAHHFARRLDQ
- a CDS encoding aldo/keto reductase, giving the protein MKMRPLGRTGMTVSPYCLGTMMFGPAGTPDPDDCRRIVDRAVGAGINFIDTADVYGGSATETILGAALKGRRDDVVLATKFTGPMGDDPNRRGASRRWIMTAIDDSLRRLGTDYIDLYQIHHFDPTTDIEETLAALTDLITAGKVRAIGSSSFLASDIVEAHWTSERRSSARLRTEQPSYSILARSIEREVLPVCDRYGMGVLTWSPLAWGLLTGKYRDGKNTPVSPGRLQWGPQHMSDQRKFAVVEQLASVAEDAGISMTHLAMGFVLAHPFVTSAIVGPRTLEQLDDLLAGANVSLSDDILDRIDEIVPPGTDVGVSEVNYVPQSLSRTSLRRRIADARSAA
- a CDS encoding DUF402 domain-containing protein, which translates into the protein MHDDVARDVRSEPFRAGESVALRSLHTFGSRGRAVSFAVAGRVLVDDDDVAVVASPLDAAVRRRAGVGSGPNARLVLPADWDGSYVEDSWFGAPVVRVHPKGSAWSVWRWHDGTQWLPDWYINLELPWIRTSMGFDSQDWTLDVIARRHAEGRWSVRYKDEDELAFYADQGLVSEADRSMIEHTGEEATAAAHAGSFPFDADWSQWTPQPNWVAPQLAAGWDAVR
- a CDS encoding glutaredoxin domain-containing protein yields the protein MSNVTIYSKPSCVQCTATYRALDGKGIAYTVADLEHEPVETIEQFKARGLMQAPIVITDTDEWAGFRPDKIATLTA